Proteins encoded by one window of Thermobaculum terrenum ATCC BAA-798:
- the moaC gene encoding cyclic pyranopterin monophosphate synthase MoaC: MDDLTHIDSSGDVHMVDVGSKPTSHREAVAEATVYMSLDTLRKIRQGNLPKGSVISAAKLAGIMAAKRTWELIPLCHNISLSSVDLDLQFIEDPPSIRVVSTVRTEAQTGVEMEALTAASVAALTIYDMSKAVERGMVIGDIRLLKKTGGVHGDYKAETE; the protein is encoded by the coding sequence ATGGATGATCTCACGCACATAGATTCTTCAGGGGATGTACATATGGTTGATGTGGGAAGCAAGCCTACATCGCATAGAGAGGCCGTGGCGGAAGCTACGGTGTACATGAGTCTGGATACTCTTCGAAAGATAAGGCAAGGTAATTTACCGAAGGGTTCTGTGATATCTGCGGCCAAGTTAGCAGGTATTATGGCTGCTAAACGCACTTGGGAGCTAATACCTTTGTGTCATAACATTTCTCTTAGCTCGGTTGACCTAGATCTGCAATTTATTGAAGACCCTCCATCGATACGAGTAGTATCCACAGTCAGAACGGAAGCTCAAACTGGAGTTGAGATGGAGGCTCTAACTGCGGCGTCTGTTGCGGCCTTAACGATCTACGATATGTCCAAGGCGGTCGAGCGAGGCATGGTTATAGGGGATATCCGGCTCCTCAAAAAGACGGGTGGTGTGCATGGGGACTACAAGGCCGAAACCGAATGA